The following proteins are encoded in a genomic region of Bosea beijingensis:
- a CDS encoding DMT family transporter, with protein sequence MTTKPPSSTAHSRGVLLVFAATVAWSASGIYARLLTTDAWTAIAWRSLFAAIFLIVPMVLFGGAGTRRQWKKTFAPAGLALIACQTISQAAFIGAYYTTSVANVAVIYATAPFIAAILGWLLLKEPIAWRAMVAGLGCLIGVGIIISASMGAGRIVGDLLALLMTVTFAVVIVVPRLDPELPAMPPIFVSALLAFAIFAPFGSWESLDAHNMLVLAAFGATNFSIALVLFIMGARHLPPAESALIGTTEIVMTPVWVWLLFSEQPPVATLVGGTVILAAVLWYTLSELRRSKKRG encoded by the coding sequence TTGACGACCAAACCGCCTTCATCGACCGCCCATTCCCGCGGCGTCCTGCTCGTCTTCGCCGCGACCGTCGCCTGGAGCGCCAGCGGCATCTATGCGCGCCTGCTGACGACGGATGCCTGGACGGCGATCGCCTGGCGCTCGCTCTTCGCGGCAATCTTCCTGATCGTCCCGATGGTGCTGTTCGGCGGCGCGGGAACGCGGCGGCAGTGGAAAAAGACGTTCGCTCCCGCCGGCCTTGCCCTGATCGCCTGCCAGACGATCAGCCAGGCCGCCTTCATCGGCGCCTATTACACGACCAGCGTGGCGAATGTGGCGGTGATCTACGCGACCGCGCCGTTCATCGCCGCGATCCTGGGTTGGCTCCTGCTGAAGGAGCCGATCGCATGGCGCGCGATGGTGGCGGGCCTCGGCTGCCTGATCGGGGTCGGCATCATCATCTCAGCCTCGATGGGTGCCGGGCGGATCGTCGGCGACCTGCTTGCGCTGCTGATGACTGTGACCTTCGCCGTGGTCATCGTCGTGCCGCGGCTGGACCCGGAGCTGCCGGCCATGCCGCCGATCTTCGTCAGCGCATTGCTCGCCTTCGCGATCTTCGCGCCGTTCGGCTCCTGGGAGTCGCTCGATGCCCATAACATGCTGGTGCTGGCAGCCTTCGGCGCGACGAATTTCTCGATCGCGCTGGTGCTGTTCATCATGGGTGCGCGACACCTGCCGCCAGCCGAATCCGCCCTGATCGGCACCACCGAGATCGTCATGACGCCTGTCTGGGTCTGGCTGCTGTTCTCCGAGCAGCCGCCGGTCGCGACCCTCGTCGGCGGCACGGTGATCCTCGCGGCAGTGCTCTGGTACACGCTTTCCGAACTCAGGCGCAGCAAGAAGCGCGGCTGA
- a CDS encoding protein adenylyltransferase SelO: MNPIAFDNSYARLPERFYAVVAPTPVAGPRLIRLNAPLATRLGLDPDWLKGPEGVAMLSGNGVPAGAASIATAYAGHQFGGFSPQLGDGRAILLGEVVDRDGRRHDLQLKGAGPTPFSRRGDGRAALGPVLREYIVSEAMAALGVPTTRALAAVLTGEPVRRETLLPGAVLTRVASSHIRIGTFQYFAARGDVEALRLLADHVIARHYPACTGEGRYLALLEAVVAAQAALIAQWMTIGFIHGVMNTDNMSIAGETIDYGPCAFMDAYHPTTVFSSIDEHGRYAYANQPPMARWNLTRFAETLLPLLDENIDKAVPIAQGALDRFDPQFQAHLIAGFRRKLGLAAEEAEDVELIKSLLDAMQAGEADFTLVFRRLSEAAGQDSAETCRDLFKDPAAFDAWEGRWRERLQREPASADARQDAMLRINPLYIPRNHQVEAVIEAAVERDDFAPFETLIEVLARPFEAQQNREDYERPPAVHERVLATFCGT; this comes from the coding sequence ATGAACCCGATCGCCTTCGACAATTCCTATGCGCGCCTGCCGGAGCGCTTCTACGCGGTGGTCGCCCCGACGCCGGTCGCCGGGCCACGGTTGATCCGGTTGAACGCGCCGCTCGCAACGCGGCTCGGCCTCGATCCCGACTGGCTGAAGGGGCCGGAGGGCGTGGCGATGCTGTCGGGCAACGGCGTGCCGGCCGGAGCCGCTTCGATCGCGACCGCCTATGCCGGCCATCAGTTCGGCGGCTTCAGTCCCCAGCTCGGCGATGGCCGCGCCATCCTGCTCGGCGAGGTGGTCGACCGCGACGGCAGGCGCCATGATCTCCAGCTCAAGGGCGCAGGGCCGACCCCGTTCTCCCGCAGGGGCGATGGCCGTGCCGCGCTCGGGCCCGTGCTGCGCGAATACATCGTCAGCGAGGCAATGGCGGCGCTGGGCGTGCCGACGACGCGTGCGCTCGCCGCGGTCCTGACCGGCGAGCCCGTCCGGCGCGAGACCTTGTTGCCCGGCGCCGTCCTGACCCGCGTTGCCTCCAGCCATATCCGGATCGGCACCTTCCAGTATTTCGCCGCGCGCGGCGATGTCGAGGCGCTGCGCCTGCTCGCCGACCACGTCATCGCCAGGCATTATCCGGCCTGCACCGGGGAGGGACGCTATCTGGCTCTACTGGAGGCCGTGGTCGCCGCGCAGGCCGCGCTCATCGCGCAATGGATGACGATCGGCTTCATCCACGGCGTGATGAACACGGACAACATGTCGATCGCCGGCGAAACCATCGATTACGGCCCCTGCGCCTTCATGGACGCCTATCATCCGACGACCGTGTTCAGCTCGATCGACGAGCATGGCCGCTACGCCTATGCCAACCAGCCGCCGATGGCCCGCTGGAACCTGACCCGCTTCGCCGAGACGCTGCTGCCGTTGCTGGACGAGAACATCGACAAGGCCGTGCCGATCGCGCAAGGAGCGCTCGACCGGTTCGATCCGCAGTTCCAGGCACATCTGATCGCCGGCTTCCGCCGCAAGCTCGGGCTTGCCGCCGAAGAGGCGGAGGATGTCGAGCTCATCAAGAGCCTGCTCGATGCGATGCAGGCCGGCGAGGCTGATTTCACCCTAGTCTTCCGTCGCCTGAGCGAGGCGGCCGGGCAGGACAGCGCGGAGACCTGCCGCGATCTCTTCAAGGACCCGGCGGCCTTCGATGCCTGGGAGGGGCGCTGGCGTGAGCGCTTGCAGCGGGAGCCGGCATCGGCCGACGCCCGCCAGGACGCGATGCTGCGGATCAATCCGCTCTATATCCCGCGCAACCATCAGGTCGAAGCGGTGATCGAGGCCGCCGTCGAACGCGACGATTTCGCCCCCTTCGAAACGCTCATCGAGGTGTTGGCGAGGCCTTTCGAGGCGCAGCAGAACCGTGAGGACTACGAACGCCCGCCGGCCGTGCATGAGCGCGTGCTGGCGACGTTTTGCGGGACCTGA
- a CDS encoding amidase, producing the protein MTDLADLTAVELVDAYRARRLSPVEVIDAVIARADAWEPQLNALWAYDPEAARENAKQSEARWAKGEPLGAIDGVPVTIKENIATKGTPVPLGTAAMTLVPAAADAPPSARTREAGGIIFAKTTMPDYGMLSSGLSSFHKLARNPWDLSTNPGGSSAGAAAAAAAGYGPLHVGTDIGGSIRLPAGWCGLVGLKPSAGRLPIDPPFIGRAAGPMTRTVADTALYMSVLTRPDRRDTMAIPYQQLDWLDLAGSLKGMKIGLWLDAGFGQAVGDETRAAVQSAAAILAGAGATIVPIAPFLTRTMIDGLDRFWRARGYEDVSRLPPEQQAKILPYIFNWIVTAKDFSGRDVYTGFAQIEAMRNAIHGALKDVDFIISPTAPEPSYPAEWASPYNDPQRPFEHIAFTVSANMGGQPALSINCGYSSGGLPIGLQIIGQSFDDLGVLRVAHAFEEMRASARPWPKLAA; encoded by the coding sequence ATGACCGACCTTGCTGATCTGACGGCCGTCGAACTCGTCGACGCCTATCGTGCCCGCAGGCTTTCGCCCGTCGAGGTGATCGACGCCGTCATCGCGCGCGCCGATGCCTGGGAGCCGCAACTCAATGCGCTCTGGGCCTATGATCCGGAGGCGGCGCGGGAGAACGCGAAGCAGTCCGAGGCGCGCTGGGCCAAGGGAGAGCCGCTCGGGGCGATCGACGGCGTGCCGGTCACGATCAAGGAGAACATCGCGACGAAGGGGACGCCGGTGCCGCTCGGTACCGCGGCCATGACGCTGGTGCCGGCAGCGGCCGATGCGCCGCCATCAGCCCGCACGCGCGAAGCCGGCGGCATCATCTTCGCGAAGACCACCATGCCGGATTACGGCATGCTGTCCTCCGGACTGTCGAGCTTCCACAAGCTGGCACGCAATCCGTGGGACCTCTCGACCAATCCCGGCGGCTCAAGCGCGGGCGCCGCCGCCGCCGCCGCCGCCGGCTACGGCCCCTTGCATGTCGGCACCGATATCGGCGGGTCGATCCGCCTGCCCGCGGGCTGGTGCGGCCTCGTCGGCCTGAAGCCTTCGGCCGGACGCCTGCCGATCGACCCGCCCTTCATCGGGCGCGCCGCCGGACCGATGACGCGCACGGTCGCGGACACCGCACTCTACATGTCGGTGCTGACCAGACCGGATCGCCGCGACACGATGGCCATACCCTACCAGCAGCTCGACTGGCTCGATCTTGCGGGATCGCTGAAAGGTATGAAGATCGGCCTGTGGCTGGACGCGGGCTTCGGCCAGGCCGTCGGCGACGAGACGCGGGCGGCCGTGCAGAGCGCCGCCGCGATCCTCGCCGGTGCCGGCGCGACCATCGTGCCGATCGCTCCGTTCCTGACCCGCACCATGATCGACGGGCTCGACCGCTTCTGGCGGGCGCGCGGCTATGAGGACGTCTCGCGCCTGCCGCCGGAGCAGCAGGCCAAGATCCTGCCCTATATCTTCAACTGGATCGTGACGGCCAAGGACTTCTCGGGGCGTGACGTCTATACCGGCTTCGCCCAGATCGAGGCGATGCGCAACGCGATCCACGGCGCGCTCAAGGACGTCGACTTCATCATCTCGCCGACGGCGCCGGAACCGTCCTATCCGGCGGAATGGGCGTCGCCCTATAACGATCCGCAGCGGCCTTTCGAGCATATCGCCTTCACGGTCTCGGCCAATATGGGCGGCCAGCCGGCGCTGTCGATCAATTGCGGCTACTCGAGCGGCGGGCTGCCGATCGGCCTCCAGATCATCGGCCAGTCCTTCGACGATCTCGGCGTGCTTCGCGTCGCCCACGCGTTCGAGGAGATGCGCGCCTCGGCACGGCCCTGGCCCAAGCTCGCCGCCTGA
- a CDS encoding aldehyde dehydrogenase family protein, which yields MKTYRNFIANEWRDSIDGELIDVRNPSTGQVLARLARGRREDVDLAVAAARQALSSEWGRMTATERGRILTRIGAGVLRNIDLLTEIEARDVGKPLTQARADVVALARYLEFYGASADKVHGDTIPYQNGFTVLTVYEPHGVTGHIIPWNYPMQILGRSLGAALAMGNAAVVKPAEEACLTILEFARIAQEEGLPAGALNIVTGFGAEAGAALSEHTDINHISFTGSARTGEMVQTAAARNAVPVTLELGGKSAQIVFADADLDRAVPFLVNAGIQNAGQTCSASSRILVERAVYEDVVARMSERYRALKVGPAESDLSVGPVVSQRQKAIIEDFLGVARKDGLKVAAQGTIVADAPAEGAYVAPTLLRDVPPDHRLAQEEIFGPVQVIMPFDTEEEALALANGTPYGLVCGVWTRDGGRQLRMARAAQAGQVFINNYGAGGGVELPFGGVKKSGHGREKGFEALYGFASMKTISIYHG from the coding sequence GTGAAGACCTATCGCAATTTCATCGCCAACGAATGGCGCGATTCCATCGATGGCGAGCTTATCGATGTGCGCAATCCCTCGACCGGCCAGGTCCTGGCCAGGCTGGCGCGAGGCCGGCGGGAGGACGTCGATCTCGCGGTCGCCGCCGCCCGGCAGGCGCTGTCCAGCGAATGGGGCCGGATGACCGCGACCGAGCGCGGGCGCATCCTGACCCGGATCGGGGCCGGCGTGCTCAGGAATATCGACCTCCTGACCGAGATCGAGGCGCGTGATGTCGGCAAACCGCTGACGCAGGCACGGGCCGATGTCGTCGCGCTCGCCCGCTATCTCGAGTTCTATGGCGCCTCAGCCGACAAGGTGCATGGCGATACCATCCCCTACCAGAACGGCTTCACCGTCCTGACGGTCTACGAGCCGCATGGCGTCACCGGGCATATCATCCCGTGGAACTACCCGATGCAGATCCTCGGGCGCAGCCTCGGCGCGGCGCTCGCCATGGGCAATGCCGCCGTGGTCAAGCCGGCGGAGGAAGCCTGCCTCACCATCCTCGAATTCGCGCGGATCGCGCAGGAAGAGGGGCTGCCTGCCGGTGCGCTGAACATCGTCACGGGCTTCGGGGCCGAGGCCGGCGCCGCGCTTTCCGAGCATACGGACATCAACCACATCTCCTTCACCGGCTCGGCCCGGACAGGCGAGATGGTGCAGACCGCCGCAGCCCGCAACGCCGTGCCGGTGACGCTCGAACTCGGCGGCAAATCGGCCCAAATCGTCTTCGCCGATGCCGATCTCGACCGCGCCGTGCCGTTCCTGGTCAATGCCGGCATCCAGAATGCCGGCCAGACCTGCTCGGCCTCCTCGCGCATCCTCGTCGAGCGCGCGGTCTACGAGGATGTCGTCGCGCGGATGAGCGAGCGTTACCGCGCGCTGAAAGTCGGACCGGCCGAGTCCGACCTCTCCGTCGGCCCTGTCGTCTCGCAGCGCCAGAAGGCGATTATCGAAGACTTCCTCGGCGTCGCCCGCAAGGACGGCCTGAAGGTCGCGGCGCAGGGCACGATCGTTGCCGATGCACCGGCGGAAGGCGCCTATGTGGCGCCGACCCTGCTGCGCGACGTTCCGCCCGATCACCGGCTGGCGCAGGAAGAGATCTTCGGCCCGGTGCAGGTGATCATGCCCTTCGATACCGAGGAAGAGGCCTTGGCGCTCGCCAACGGCACGCCTTACGGCCTGGTCTGCGGCGTCTGGACGCGCGATGGCGGCCGGCAGTTGCGCATGGCGCGCGCCGCGCAGGCCGGCCAGGTCTTCATCAACAATTACGGTGCCGGCGGCGGCGTCGAGCTGCCCTTCGGCGGCGTCAAGAAATCGGGCCATGGCCGCGAGAAGGGCTTCGAGGCCCTCTACGGCTTCGCCAGCATGAAGACGATCTCGATCTATCACGGCTGA
- a CDS encoding M81 family metallopeptidase translates to MTHSKLRIAVLQFSHETVTFLPNDTTREDFIYPGSPATGEALLATDPKGYMGGFVQVAREFEDVELIGITSPLFPRTGTGSGWVTEDAYEHFMGTIVAELKAQPDLDGVYLALHGALAVRGVLRPEADIARRVREAVGRKAFITATFDPHGNEDENFLAHADMAFCVKYFPHYDMHLQGERAARMLVRAIRGSFKPVHRTLRIPIIAPTVVMWTGASPWSDLIQRALIWEAREPDVFVNVFFGFPWSDVPDAGMSLQVLTDDDPDLAERVIRDMAEWTWRRRQALLDTVKIYKTKEAVAEARTAVAAGKGPVLLADYSDRSGYATWLLQEIVAQKLERTLVATIASPDVVRAVIETGAKPGDPFDAEIGGLFDESAGAPIRISGKLRSVGPATTARGNGKDWICVEFGKGNLLVLSPYLVQIMEPSELWQLGLAPDEFDVIAIKSRVHFRRGFDDSGFTPTILLVEPPEPFMGTVHLDALAYENLTLTDYYPYGSPSFPPADWGKQSG, encoded by the coding sequence GTGACACATTCCAAGCTTCGTATCGCCGTTCTCCAGTTCTCCCACGAGACGGTCACCTTCCTCCCTAACGACACGACGCGGGAGGATTTTATCTATCCCGGCTCCCCGGCCACCGGCGAAGCGCTCCTCGCCACCGACCCCAAGGGCTACATGGGTGGTTTCGTCCAGGTTGCCCGCGAGTTCGAGGATGTCGAACTGATCGGCATCACCTCGCCGCTCTTTCCGCGCACCGGCACGGGCTCGGGCTGGGTGACCGAGGACGCCTATGAGCATTTCATGGGCACCATCGTCGCGGAATTGAAGGCGCAGCCTGATCTCGACGGCGTCTATCTCGCGCTTCATGGCGCGCTCGCGGTGCGTGGCGTGCTCCGGCCGGAGGCCGACATCGCCCGGCGCGTGCGCGAGGCAGTGGGCAGGAAGGCCTTCATCACCGCGACCTTCGATCCGCATGGCAACGAGGACGAGAACTTCCTCGCCCATGCCGACATGGCGTTCTGCGTGAAGTATTTCCCGCATTACGACATGCATCTGCAGGGCGAGCGCGCGGCGCGCATGCTGGTCCGGGCGATCCGCGGCAGCTTCAAGCCGGTGCATCGCACCCTGCGCATCCCGATCATCGCGCCGACCGTGGTGATGTGGACCGGCGCCTCGCCCTGGTCCGATCTGATCCAGCGCGCCCTGATCTGGGAGGCGCGCGAGCCGGATGTCTTCGTCAACGTGTTCTTCGGCTTCCCCTGGTCCGACGTTCCGGATGCCGGCATGTCGCTGCAGGTGCTGACCGATGACGACCCGGACCTCGCCGAGCGCGTCATCCGCGACATGGCGGAATGGACCTGGCGCCGGCGCCAGGCGCTGCTCGACACCGTCAAGATCTACAAGACGAAGGAGGCGGTCGCCGAGGCCCGCACCGCGGTGGCCGCAGGCAAGGGGCCGGTCCTCCTCGCCGATTACAGCGATCGTTCCGGCTATGCGACCTGGCTCCTCCAGGAGATCGTCGCGCAGAAGCTCGAGCGCACGCTGGTCGCCACGATCGCCTCGCCCGATGTGGTTCGCGCCGTGATCGAAACCGGTGCGAAGCCGGGCGATCCGTTCGATGCCGAGATCGGCGGCCTCTTCGATGAATCGGCCGGAGCCCCCATCCGCATCTCCGGCAAGCTGCGCTCCGTCGGGCCGGCGACGACCGCGCGCGGCAATGGCAAGGACTGGATCTGCGTCGAATTCGGCAAGGGCAACCTGCTGGTGCTCAGCCCCTATCTCGTCCAGATCATGGAGCCTTCGGAGCTCTGGCAGCTCGGGCTCGCACCGGACGAATTCGATGTGATCGCGATCAAGTCGCGGGTCCATTTCCGCCGGGGCTTCGACGATAGCGGCTTCACGCCCACGATCCTGCTGGTCGAGCCGCCCGAGCCCTTCATGGGCACGGTCCATCTCGATGCGCTCGCTTACGAGAACCTGACCCTGACTGACTACTATCCCTATGGCAGTCCGAGCTTCCCGCCGGCCGACTGGGGCAAGCAATCCGGCTGA